A part of Phlebotomus papatasi isolate M1 chromosome 5, Ppap_2.1, whole genome shotgun sequence genomic DNA contains:
- the LOC129808722 gene encoding mucin-2 encodes MIVRTLSIISISIFAIINQLTSITEAKNADDLSTIQPSVVKVLPDQDVATVLIAQSDRLPHGRFLSVRPTVGVLTSTARTFIQGGATTEFASQVLATTLPDGRYAHLLARSSRVFYEGQQSRLSNSPDPRFNDVTHSDAWNDVETFIGNTDYVATPRLDVVGVSLVNVDGVADVIEASIVPPEVASMAGMGKIDEIAVVPQRLTATVNLATFTVGQDVDGGFGAVSGGIVDDAEVAESGREARKLPGFQQLMGDAVLSRVTYYGFADFTTTVGDTVIVFSPSTVQPEGGQITSIVGDATIKEEIVATTTTSATMTTTTTTTTTTTTTTTTEETTEEPTTSPMTTTTEEQQEVHQQNVDEEEEEQEEEEEEQDQMEENEISPPVDQPKLSTPTNEDISKIFQSLAMATASTMPVVVTTEQETLVRGGVTTIFFEDEAPATMATIVPSQVQKSVDAIDVDVDSSMSSNCENGDTLTYLTTFFLPDSTSIRTNTVTQCHTVLATTEATEETTTLTTTTTEDTEDTTTEGLPEETTVRDDTDDADSAQSTTDEVATTEGTTEATTEQQQELSDIEVIYKTLYTTYTYLTTFFHESTSSVSTRKEVVTNVVTTTITPAMLEDLADIVRGMEDNPSDSQQGKAIGIGVGRPTVAYTPTPVLEDVARAIGASTDGIKTLYTTYTYFTTIFVDGETDISSRTEVYTNYVTPTTTIAPTTTTTSDGYSTMTRTAGNITMMVTDVRSSSSNGDSEVINNQLDDQISSESNTDEILPSATLLLQTSFTTFTYFTTMYMGTTSSVVSRLETVTNVVTETVDSIVPDATLPITYFTTFTYWTTLFRDGTTTTTSREETVSNVVSEKMDETTMVDAEKMSTDVVATTPTTFFTTYTYFTTSYVGDDTVLSSRFETVTNVVPPPVATPRAININTVNANAIVDETKDVVSRNHGRIVDADGITTILFTTEAVGTLIDSLYAQVIESTSTVVVDDAKATAASSTTTLPTGLVRLIDGTIVTNRTTTLYQSRVIGTVIDGRYAQIIESTSSYLIDRTVSPVASTQPTIEPTPEIATESATTEPPEETTTESTRGGLFGTRKRTFTPVIRPFSSRARPTFNPKRKGATTSALTVTRTDLTPTIRATPALKVESKGRFTSRRQSAPVTPSSSRRFTRPAPSSTRRVAVAPQSTISEDSTTSTRLPTLRSRRPSLPTRRTTVPSTVVTTTPRARTPLRVSFGNRTRIGSLFPPRALLRQQQLQQEQEDQEKDEDVDDGNGGVRRKRQVQHQRRRRQIGEYGSRARYIGRRTTTTTPAPAYTPYQPAYRRRTTTPQNTRTRSPYRTSPQRQRATSRRPPTRTRGRTEPPEYALPPPDGTLTVTHFVPVSTSVAKVENGATQYRHVVTQSRSVETVTPGAYTVSQGVDGQPTTHLSQLTTLNPNGATEIIKLWLRESPTTTIIFTPTTIRGRRTSFSHILPTTAYTVEKLISTKPIDANAPLANILLSQLLLGNLGQLNAFSNFAVLPTIAPTKPATHYQTRSTTFVTTLTNELSTILPLTFHGKEILTTIYDRTLSTVTATEYITDTIVDQPSQAVPQQQALNSLLLPLLLQQNTQTDDGRHLQAIEDDIKPSTSIVTLYVSGRTPGDFSTLLSTTVIGNQQDQHRPKRTVSTEMLATVPPDVTTVPFLV; translated from the exons ATGATTTGTCAACAATTCAACCGTCAGTGGTGAAAGTGTTGCCAGATCAGG ATGTCGCCACTGTTCTCATCGCTCAGAGTGATCGCCTACCACATGGACGCTTCCTCAGTGTCCGACCAACTGTTGGTGTCCTTACATCAACAGCCCGTACCTTCATCCAGGGCGGTGCTACAACGGAATTTGCCAGTCAAGTTCTTGCTACAACACTACCCGATGGACGGTATGCCCATCTACTGGCCCGTAGCAGTAGGGTCTTCTACGAGGGACAACAATCTCGATTGTCAAATTCACCCGATCCCCGTTTCAATGATGTCACCCATTCAGATGCGTGGAATGATGTTGAAACATTCATTGGAAATACTGATTATGTTGCAACACCAAGGCTCGATGTTGTTGGGGTGTCTTTGGTCAATGTTGATGGTGTTGCGGATGTCATTGAAGCTAGTATAGTACCACCTGAAGTTGCCTCAATGGCGGGAATGGGAAAAATTGATGAGATTGCTGTTGTACCACAACGTCTAACGGCTACTGTCAATCTAGCAACATTCACCGTTGGTCAGGATGTTGATGGGGGATTTGGTGCGGTATCAGGGGGAATTGTTGATGATGCTGAAGTTGCTGAGAGTGGACGTGAAGCTAGAAAATTGCCTGGATTTCAACAATTGATGGGCGATGCTGTGTTGTCGAGAGTTACGTACTACGGTTTTGCCGATTTTACAACAACAGTTGGTGATACTGTGATTGTATTTAGTCCGAGTACGGTGCAACCAGAGGGAGGACAGATAACGTCAATTGTTGGCGATGCAACGATTAAGGAAGAGATTGTTGCTACAACGACAACATCTGCAACGATGACTACAACGACGACTACAACGACGACTACAACAACGACGACAACAACGGAGGAAACAACAGAGGAACCAACAACATCGCCAATGACGACGACAACAGAAGAACAACAAGAAGTACATCAACAAAATGTTGATGAAGAGGAAGAGGAACAggaagaagaggaagaagagcAAGATCAAATGGAGGAAAATGAAATATCCCCACCGGTAGATCAACCAAAACTATCAACCCCAACAAATGAGGACATCTCAAAGATATTCCAGTCTCTAGCAATGGCAACGGCATCTACAATGCCAGTTGTAGTGACAACAGAACAAGAAACCCTAGTTCGAGGAGGTGttacaacaattttcttcgAAGATGAAGCACCAGCAACAATGGCAACAATTGTTCCGAGTCAGGTACAGAAGAGTGTTGATGCAATTGATGTTGATGTTGATAGTTCGATGAGTTCTAACTGTGAAAATGGCGATACATTGACGTATTTGACGACATTCTTCTTGCCAGATAGTACATCAATTCGAACTAATACAGTGACACAGTGTCATACGGTTCTGGCGACAACAGAAGCAACAGAAGAGACTACAACATTGACGACAACGACAACAGAGGACACAGAAGACACAACAACAGAAGGTCTTCCTGAAGAAACGACAGTTCGTGATGATACAGATGATGCAGATAGTGCACAATCAACAACAGATGAAGTCGCAACAACAGAAGGCACAACAGAAGCAACAACAGAACAACAACAAGAACTATCGGATATAGAAGTCATCTACAAGACACTCTATACAACGTATACGTACCTAACAACATTTTTCCACGAATCAACATCAAGTGTATCAACACGTAAGGAAGTTGTAACGAATGTTGTTACAACAACAATAACACCAGCAATGCTAGAAGATCTAGCTGATATTGTACGTGGAATGGAGGATAATCCCAGTGATAGTCAACAGGGAAAGGCAATTGGAATTGGAGTAGGACGTCCAACAGTTGCATATACGCCAACGCCCGTTCTTGAGGATGTTGCAAGGGCTATTGGGGCATCAACAGATGGCATTAAGACCCTGTATACAACGTATACGTACTTTACGACAATTTTTGTCGATGGTGAAACAGATATATCAAGTCGAACGGAGGTTTATACTAACTACGTTACTCCGACTACAACAATTGcaccaacaacaacaacaacatcTGATGGGTATTCAACGATGACAAGGACAGCAGGGAATATTACAATGATGGTTACGGATGTAAGGAGTAGTTCAAGCAATGGCGACAGTGAAGTAATCAACAATCAATTGGACGATCAAATAAGTAGTGAGAGCAATACAGATGAAATACTACCATCTGCAACGTTGTTGTTGCAAACATCCTTCACAACATTCACCTATTTTACAACAATGTACATGGGTACGACATCGAGTGTTGTATCACGATTGGAAACCGTTACAAATGTTGTAACTGAAACTGTTGATAGTATCGTACCAGATGCAACACTACCCATTACGTACTTCACGACATTCACCTATTGGACAACACTGTTTCGGGATGGTACGACAACGACAACATCGAGAGAAGAGACAGTTTCGAATGTTGTTAGTGAGAAAATGGATGAAACAACAATGGTTGATGCTGAGAAGATGTCAACAGATGTTGTAGCTACAACGCCAACAACATTCTTCACAACGTACACGTATTTTACAACGTCCTACGTTGGCGATGATACAGTACTGAGTAGTCGTTTTGAGACAGTTACAAATGTCGTACCGCCCCCTGTGGCAACACCACGTGCCATCAACATCAACACAGTCAATGCAAATGCAATTGTTGATGAGACAAAAGATGTTGTATCGAGGAATCATGGACGAATTGTTGATGCAGATGGTATTACAACAATTCTATTTACAACTGAAGCTGTTGGtacacttattgatagtctctATGCCCAGGTTATTGAGAGTACATCAACTGTTGTTGTTGATGATGCAAAAGCAACAGCAGCCAGTTCTACAACAACCCTCCCAACGGGATTAGTACGGTTAATTGATGGGACAATTGTGACAAATCGCACTACAACACTGTATCAATCTCGTGTTATTGGAACGGTAATTGATGGACGATATGCCCAGATAATTGAGAGTACTAGTAGCTATCTGATTGATCGTACGGTGTCTCCGGTTGCATCAACACAACCGACAATTGAACCAACGCCGGAAATTGCAACAGAAAGTGCAACAACAGAACCACCCGAAGAGACGACAACGGAATCAACACGTGGAGGACTCTTTGGGACACGTAAGAGAACCTTTACACCGGTCATCAGGCCATTTTCCAGTCGTGCTCGTCCGACGTTCAATCCAAAACGCAAAGGAGCCACTACAAGTGCCCTTACGGTTACAAGAACGGACCTAACGCCTACGATAAGGGCAACGCCAGCACTTAAAGTTGAATCAAAGGGTAGATTTACATCGAGGAGACAGTCGGCACCGGTTACACCGTCGAGTAGTAGGCGATTTACACGTCCTGCACCGTCGTCAACACGTCGAGTGGCTGTTGCGCCTCAATCAACAATTTCGGAAGACAGTACAACATCAACGAGGTTGCCAACATTGAGATCAAGGCGTCCTAGTTTGCCAACGAGGCGTACGACAGTACCATCAACCGTTGTGACGACAACACCGAGGGCTAGGACGCCCCTTAGGGTTAGTTTTGGGAATAGGACGAGGATAGGTTCGCTATTTCCGCCAAGGGCACTGCTCCGGCAGCAACAGTTGCAGCAGGAACAGGAGGACCAGGAGAAGGACGAGGATGTTGATGATGGCAATGGAGGCGTTAGACGTAAGAGACAGGTTCAGCATCAACGCCGTAGACGTCAAATCGGTGAATATGGCAGTCGTGCTAGATATATTGGTCGTAGGACAACTACAACAACCCCAGCACCGGCCTATACTCCCTATCAACCGGCCTACAGACGTCGTACGACAACTCCACAGAATACCCGAACCCGATCACCCTATCGTACATCACCACAACGCCAGAGAGCCACCTCTAGGCGTCCTCCAACACGTACAAGAGGCCGAACAGAACCACCTGAATATGCCCTACCACCGCCCGATGGTACCCTAACCGTTACTCACTTCGTCCCTGTATCAACATCCGTGGCAAAAGTTGAAAATGGCGCTACGCAGTATCGTCATGTTGTTACACAGAGTCGTAGTGTTGAAACTGTAACGCCAGGTGCCTATACCGTGAGTCAGGGTGTTGATGGTCAACCTACAACTCACCTCAGTCAATTGACAACCCTAAATCCCAACGGGGCAACAGAAATCATCAAATTATGGCTTAGAGAATCACCAACGACAACAATTATCTTCACTCCAACAACAATTCGTGGTCGTCGTACGTCATTTAGTCACATTCTACCAACAACAGCCTATACCGTTGAAAAACTAATATCAACAAAACCAATTGATGCCAATGCACCATTGGCAAATATCCTCCTATCTCAACTATTACTAGGAAATCTAGGCCAATTAAATGCATTCAGTAACTTTGCCGTACTGCCTACAATTGCCCCAACAAAACCAGCAACACACTATCAAACCCGTTCGACAACATTCGTCACAACACTAACAAATGAACTATCAACAATACTCCCCCTTACATTCCACGGTAAAGAAATCCTAACAACAATCTACGATAGAACACTATCAACGGTAACAGCAACAGAATACATCACAGATACAATTGTTGATCAACCAAGTCAAGCTGTACCACAACAGCAAGCACTAAATAGCCTACTACTGCCACTACTACTCCAACAAAATACCCAAACAGACGATGGACGCCATTTGCAGGCCATAGAAGATGATATAAAGCCATCAACGTCAATTGTAACACTGTACGTGAGTGGTAGGACACCAGGTGACTTTTCAACACTCCTATCGACAACAGTTATAGGTAATCAACAGGATCAACATCGACCAAAGCGTACAGTTTCGACAGAGATGTTAGCAACAGTACCACCAGATGTCACAACGGTGCCTTTTTTAGTCTAA
- the LOC129808659 gene encoding mucin-2-like, with the protein MSSTEVKFVPITITKVAEHPFSSTVPAIPWEDPNHKISPSEPSVGDNLTADEARFLLTTRIMSNGVGVIVAGEQGPKTLNPTTVEGGMQLTLPLEGTFEISPSKTCSSSTFSQTPNLNQPDPRQTVDSSAITPSTVRQQINSTNPFAALVPVISAVAGLLATIRRSDITPPVSTSVAEHPTVQPIYTERKMYIPLKAQQQQGNLPNHLTPPLAPPAARWLSEEAHRQLLGIPISPGDVITANSDVVVGRPAGLGPRAPPRRPPSAVGGPHILEIRKIPQVYHTDLPPTPLLVNLQPSQVANVLIPHGSSAAVVVAAALEPLSVAATPSVRREATAAVGRASERHEVHRPPEHLIPPRPPKRQRRPPPPPPPLPLDIMAPPTPQIDTQTEHNTLFAIRHRPVNVASQQSVMSPPLPPIRMPPKRFAAAILSASATSTPKIVFTAPTIPTMINTVSPSPQTTTTTSRTTTPSTPSSTPGTTPARRTTIKTIFFGARSTERSATTKMATTKGRWKTSKIPSRVTEKMTTTSAAAPLTTASSTTMSPATWPPTTTPSTAIVSKVKEMAIANYIDDNDDYNLYEIYTLQPEMTMVKSTTVAPERSSTVSSTRPTKLSPKTPSYSILIRNIGQNATIRTKSTKPTTTTTTTPLESLYRSTESTILAMSSSSTAKWQDRTTTASRSTSTRLTTTPQRKFMTLLLTKGPKDRTTTHPMLLATPPTIQRTSTQRTTTSTTAKSSEPMSIELVVGTAGHARPSVHVVPAVPVDVPPIRDEQEPPEVSRVLLGGVLIASPPQPTTRAPVDGGNSGQIVGSCWPPCRAHRNEDQVLDTVQLMCKKFEITNEFVDGRPGYAWFRKFLKRHPELSRRKPESYTTQRACVTTADITEWFEKTREYLESKDLLEFPPDRIFNLDETGVMLSPKGEKVVHSPLSFSSVENGK; encoded by the exons ATGTCATCAACTGAAGTTAAATTTGTACCAATAACAATAACAAAGGTGGCTGAG cATCCATTCTCATCCACAGTTCCAGCCATTCCATGGGAAGATCCTAACCACAAAATTTCCCCTTCAGAACCTTCTGTTGGGG acAACTTGACAGCTGATGAGGCAAGATTTCTCCTAACAACGAGGATAATGTCAAATGGTGTTGGGGTTATTGTTGCCGGCGAACAAGGACCTAAGACACTCAATCCAACAACCGTTGAAGGTGGAATGCAATTAACACTGCCACTAGAG GGTACCTTTGAGATTAGCCCCAGTAAAACTTGCTCCAGTAGCACCTTTAGCCAGACACCTAACCTCAATCAACCTGATCCAAGACAGACTGTCGACAGCAGCGCCATTACACCATCAACAGTACGACAGCAAATTAACAGTACAAATCCATTTGCTGCTCTTGTACCGGTTATCAGTGCCGTTGCTGGTCTTCTGGCCACAATACGACGTTCAGATATTACTCCTCCAGTTAGTACTTCAGTAGCAGAACATCCAACCGTCCAACCAATCTACACGGAACGGAAGA TGTACATTCCTCTGAAGGCGCAACAGCAACAGGGAAATCTACCGAATCACCTAACACCACCACTTGCACCACCAGCCGCTAGATGGCTGTCTGAGGAGGCCCATAGGCAATTGCTAGGAATACCAATATCACCAGGTGATGTGATAACGGCCAATTCGGATGTTGTTGTAGGACGACCAGCTGGATTGGGTCCAAGGGCACCACCTAGACGTCCTCCATCTGCCGTTGGTGGTCCACATATTCTCGAAATACGCAAAATACCCCAGGTCTACCACACTGATCTACCCCCAACGCCCCTCTTGGTTAATCTCCAACCATCCCAAGTGGCCAATGTCCTAATTCCACATGGTAGTAGTGCAGCTGTTGTTGTTGCAGCTGCCCTCGAACCACTCAGTGTTGCTGCAACACCATCCGTTCGGCGTGAAGCTACAGCTGCTGTTGGTAGGGCTTCGGAACGCCATGAAGTTCATCGACCACCGGAACATCTGATACCACCACGTCCACCAAAACGTCAACGTCGTCCACCACCGCCACCGCCTCCACTGCCACTGGACATTATGGCACCGCCAACACCACAAATTGACACACAAACTGAACACAATACCCTCTTTGCCATTCGACATCGTCCTGTCAATGTGGCATCGCAGCAATCTGTTATGTCACCACCATTGCCGCCCATTCGAATGCCACCTAAACGCTTTGCAGCAGCCATTTTGTCGGCTTCAGCAACATCAACGCCTAAAATAGTTTTTACTGCCCCTACAATTCCTACAATGATCAACACAGTATCACCATCGCCacaaacaacaacaacaacatcaAGAACTACAACACCTTCAACACCTTCAAGTACACCTGGGACAACTCCAGCTCGACGAACCACCATTAAGACAATCTTCTTTGGGGCTAGATCAACAGAAAGATCAGCAACAACCAAAATGGCCACCACAAAAGGCAGATGGAAGACTAGTAAGATACCAAGTAGAGTGACAGAAAAGATGACAACGACATCAGCAGCAGCGCCACTGACAACAGCGTCATCGACAACAATGTCACCGGCAACATGGCCACCAACAACAACGCCATCTACAGCAATTGTATCGAAGGTAAAAGAAATGGCAATTGCCAACTACATCGATGACAATGATGACTACAATTTATACGAAATTTACACG CTACAACCTGAGATGACAATGGTGAAGAGTACAACAGTTGCACCAGAAAGGTCATCAACAGTATCATCAACAAGACCAACAAAATTATCACCAAAAACACCATCCTATTCCATTTTAATCCGAAATATCGGGCAGAATGCAACAATTAGGACTAAATCAACAAaaccaacaacaacaacaacaacaacaccaCTTGAGTCTCTCTATCGTAGCACAGAATCAACAATATTGGCTATGTCATCGTCATCGACAGCAAAATGGCAAGATAGGACAACAACAGCATCTAGATCAACATCAACGAGATTGACAACAACACCTCAACGAAAATTCATGACACTTTTGTTGACAAAAGGACCAAAAGACCGAACAACAACACATCCAATGCTACTGGCAACGCCACCGACAATACAACGGACATCAACTCAACGGACAACAACATCAACAACAGCAAAATCCAGTGAACCAATGTCAATTGAATTGGTCGTGGGTACTGCAGGACATGCAAGGCCATCAGTTCATGTGGTACCAGCTGTTCCAGTTGATGTACCACCAATTCGGGATGAACAGGAACCACCTGAAGTTAGTCGTGTACTACTTGGTGGTGTTCTCATAGCATCACCACCACAACCAACAACCAGAGCACCAGTTGATGGTGGAAATAGTGGTCAGATTGTGGGCAGTTGTTGGCCACCGTGTAGGGCTCATAGGAATGAG GACCAAGTCCTCGACACCGTGCAACTCATGTGTAAGAAGTTCGAGATCACCAATGAGTTTGtagatggaaggccaggatatgCTTGGTTCAGGAAGTTTTTGAAGAGACATCCAGAATTAAGCCGTCGTAAACCAGAATCATATACCACCCAAAGAGCCTGTGTTACCACTGCGGACAtcactgagtggtttgagaaaacccgTGAATACTTAGAATCgaaagatcttctggaattcCCTCCTGATCGAATCTTTAATCTAGACGAAACTGGTGTTATGCTTTCTCCCAAAGGCGAAAAGGTGGTCCATTCTCCACTGAGCTTTAGCTCAGTGGagaatggaaaatga